The nucleotide window CGGCTTCTCAGGTGGCTATATTCTATGAGAATGAGCTGGTTGCCATACATTTCCCTGTCTCCGCCGGGAAAAGAAGGACTAAAAAAGAGCACTATCCAGCAGATGTTGGAAAGTATATGGAGTGGGATACAGAGTACTGTCTTGTTGAAGCATTTAAGGTCGGGATCAACACACATGAGGTCGTGCACTCTCTTTTGAATAAGGAGGCGATCAGAAATCTACGCTCCGCACAGAATATTATCCGTCTTCAAAAAAAATATAATTCTGAGCGCCTTGAAGCAGCCTGTAAACGTGCCGTCTACTATGGTAACTACTCATACCGAAGCATAAAAACCATCCTGGAAGGGAGTCTGGACAAGCAAACCGATTTTGCCTTCATTACGGAAAAGCCCCTGTCAGCAACTTACGCAAGGAGTATAGATGAACTAATAAAAAAGGAGACCGTTAATGGAAACACATACACAAATTAAACAAAATCTGAAGCAGCTTCGCCTTTCCTCTATTTATGAGAATTTCGAACAGCGCCTTTCTGAAGCAGTCATGTCTAAAATGGGGTATGCAGATTTTCTGCTCCTCCTGACACAAGATGAAATCGAACGCCGGAGACAAAAGAAGCAGGAGACAACCATCAAGAAGGCAAATCTCGGAAAATATAAAAGACTCCCCTGAAAAAAGCTTATAGCGATTTCCCCAAAACCAGGGCTTTCTGAAATAATCACACCCGTTCATTCATGTTTTGTCCCCGTCAACTGAAAAGCTGCCAGGTTCGGGCTTCTGACCTGTCTAACAGCACATATTAGCTTCTCCATGGCCTCTATATCGTTGCCAGATCTCTATTTATTGGTTCTATTGGTTCCGGTGGGTTCAGGTATCTCGTAATTCTGTGGACATTTACCATCATAGCACTCAAAATCGTCATGTTGGTAATTCGATGCCGACCTCTTACAGGCATCTTGCACAGATGCCCTCCAAAGGGGTGGATGACACTGCGAACAGTACTTTCCACAGACGCCCTCTTGTTCAATACTTTACGCCCGCACTCTGCTACCTGCATTCTTTGCTGGGCAACTCGAACATCGGACGTCGTAAAATGTAATACAAACAAGTTCCGCTTCTTTAATCTCTTTGCCGGGCAGTCCTCTTTCATCGGGCAAACCTCACAGTCACTACCATCAAACCCGGCGGTAAAGCGATGTTCTGTCTTTGTAGGCCTCACTTCTCCAGAAAATCCTTGTGGACAGACAATTTCCTTAACCTCTCCAGATTCATCTGTGGACAGACGGAAATCTTCAAGTCCCAGGGTGTTTGCATATTTCTTTTTCCGACCCTTGATCCCGCTAACTTTTAGCTCAACATTATGTTTGGTTACAGCATCAGCGGCTACAGCTCCGGTATAACCAGCATCACTAAGCAGGGTTTCAAGTTCCATCCGATCACTAAGGTTTTCTACATCGCCAACCAAAAGTTCCTGGTCATCGGTTACGTTTGGAGCAACGCTTACGGTGGTAATCAACTGCAACTCATTTTTACTATCACAGGTTTCGGTGATGTTTGCTACATATCCCCGGGAAGATTCTCTACTCTTGGTTCTGAAGGTTGCTTCTGCGTCATCTGGAGATTGCAGGCAGCGGCCATTTAACTCTTTTTTGTCCTTGATGGAAACGCTTTCTTTAATGCAGAAATGTTCCCTAAAAACCTGTTTTGCATCAAGATATCCTTTCTCTGCTCCATACCGTCCGTGGAATATTTCCAGCATCTTGGCAAGATCACACCCAAGATTTTCCACCCGGCCTGCAACCTCATCCCGCTCCAGCTTATAGCAATAGTGTAGAGAATCCTGTTTTATATAGGAGTGAAAGAGTTCCTCATGCTTCTTTTTTTCATTCTCACTCAACATGCGATGAAATCGGTGGATAATTTCAACCAGGAGCTGTAAGCGGCTCATCTTGCGAATATTACTCTGCACCATGGTTGAATCCATTCGTTGGAGGCCTGTTCTCATCTGAAACTGTTTAAGTTGCTCATCGGTGATCTGCTCACTGGCTAGCCGAATCAGATTCACCCCATGCTCGGCTTCATAGGCAGCAAGTGCCGCACGGAAATTATAGATGGTACGCAGTTCAAAATGTCCTTCATCAAAATCATGGAGTCCAAGGGCATAACGAAATTGAAGATCAAATAGGAAATGATTATAGAGCTTTTCATCGCTAATGCTAAAGCCGGACTTCAAGGTTTCAAAAGCAACCAGGAGATTTATGGGGGTATTCGGTCTGGACTTCTTTGTGCTGTAGAGGACTGAAAATACTGATTCGTCCAGCCTACAAAAATATTCTTGATAAAAAACAGGGGCCCAGGATGTATCCAACTTATGCTTTGCCGATTTTGAAAGCTGATCGACTACTGTAAACATCCTCTGCTGCCTGTGCTGGTCATTTTTACGAAACATTTGACACCCCCGCACAGAATTTTATCATAGCGACGAGATTTAGGAAATTCCTAAGCTACCTTTTTTCAGGGGAGTCAT belongs to Oceanispirochaeta sp. and includes:
- a CDS encoding ATP-binding protein — protein: METHTQIKQNLKQLRLSSIYENFEQRLSEAVMSKMGYADFLLLLTQDEIERRRQKKQETTIKKANLGKYKRLP
- a CDS encoding transposase; its protein translation is MFRKNDQHRQQRMFTVVDQLSKSAKHKLDTSWAPVFYQEYFCRLDESVFSVLYSTKKSRPNTPINLLVAFETLKSGFSISDEKLYNHFLFDLQFRYALGLHDFDEGHFELRTIYNFRAALAAYEAEHGVNLIRLASEQITDEQLKQFQMRTGLQRMDSTMVQSNIRKMSRLQLLVEIIHRFHRMLSENEKKKHEELFHSYIKQDSLHYCYKLERDEVAGRVENLGCDLAKMLEIFHGRYGAEKGYLDAKQVFREHFCIKESVSIKDKKELNGRCLQSPDDAEATFRTKSRESSRGYVANITETCDSKNELQLITTVSVAPNVTDDQELLVGDVENLSDRMELETLLSDAGYTGAVAADAVTKHNVELKVSGIKGRKKKYANTLGLEDFRLSTDESGEVKEIVCPQGFSGEVRPTKTEHRFTAGFDGSDCEVCPMKEDCPAKRLKKRNLFVLHFTTSDVRVAQQRMQVAECGRKVLNKRASVESTVRSVIHPFGGHLCKMPVRGRHRITNMTILSAMMVNVHRITRYLNPPEPIEPINRDLATI